The following coding sequences lie in one Cyanobacteriota bacterium genomic window:
- a CDS encoding recombinase family protein produces the protein MKYFLYCRKSTDSEDRQMLSIEAQLQELRDYARKEKLDVIKEFTESKTAKKPGREIFNEMISEIEAGKADGIVAWNPDRLARNSVDGGRIIYLIDEAVIKDLKFLVLALRF, from the coding sequence ATGAAATACTTCCTATACTGCCGTAAGTCCACTGACTCAGAGGATAGGCAAATGCTTTCTATTGAAGCCCAGCTTCAAGAACTTCGAGACTATGCTCGTAAAGAGAAGCTTGATGTAATCAAAGAATTCACTGAATCCAAAACAGCAAAGAAACCTGGTAGAGAAATTTTCAATGAAATGATCTCAGAGATTGAAGCTGGTAAGGCTGATGGCATAGTAGCTTGGAATCCAGACAGATTAGCTCGCAACTCAGTCGATGGTGGAAGAATAATTTATCTTATTGATGAAGCTGTAATAAAAGATCTCAAATTTCTGGTTCTTGCTCTGAGATTTTAG
- a CDS encoding AAA family ATPase has translation MKIDTIKKFAVFEDFTWSESLPNFEKYNLIYGWNYTGKTSLSRIFQCFERQERHEDYPNAEFVFETEKGLKSSSDLTQVIDIRVFNIDFIDRNLKWHQQDDEIQPIFILGEQNIELQERLSSKANELKVENESLVNLAGETGLLQQNLIKSLSERASNIKNLLSIVNFDKNRFIPYVESAVLKNDENKILTDDALQRAIRSYQDTNVKEGISFLILLKIDSENLYQRTEELLVKKPIAETIEKLLENTELNRWVEHGKDLHKDSDNCKFCGNKLPADLIGKLEKHFSDDLSKLRTEINLLKDQIDQKIKVINEIDVRLIDKARFYDDFQLEYENLKGILKNELAVSTEYLENLKACLVQKSENPFEELTPRDLRDFEKTEVEVIRNIVEKINQVIDKHNAKTNNFNSERELLKEKLIQHFAHEFINDTNYIDNQELIKEQEKLISEKKTLICELKSEIVSLENRLSENANGAKKVNEYLQILFNSDNLVFETNEKGLFKLLRDNKPAKNLSEGEKTAISFAYFIASLEDKNTNLSETVVFIDDPISSLDSNHLYNVYSFIRERLGDNQCKQLFISTHNLEFFNLVKDFIKEKLKLQNNNKLDEAPFYFIERTHNKYKNSSSIKKLPWQLKKFKSEYIYLFYLIHKFYKNPSAEFEQHYILGNIIRKFLEAYLGMKCPDSKSWSSKLHFLIDEKIQATRIEKFVHNYSHSGSSESFIKHSDINECSQIIKNIVECLELKDKEHYNALCSNFVSFDDPNNQQIKEQKEQKLNQLKEKVTS, from the coding sequence GTGAAGATAGATACAATAAAGAAATTTGCAGTCTTTGAGGATTTCACTTGGAGTGAATCGCTGCCAAATTTTGAAAAATATAATCTTATATATGGCTGGAATTACACTGGAAAAACTTCTTTATCCCGTATCTTTCAATGTTTTGAGAGACAAGAGAGGCATGAGGACTACCCTAATGCAGAGTTTGTTTTTGAAACTGAAAAAGGACTGAAATCAAGTTCAGACCTAACTCAGGTAATTGATATAAGGGTTTTTAATATCGATTTTATAGATAGAAATTTAAAATGGCATCAGCAAGATGATGAGATTCAACCTATCTTTATTCTTGGTGAACAAAATATTGAGCTTCAAGAACGGTTAAGCTCTAAAGCTAACGAACTGAAGGTAGAGAATGAAAGTTTAGTTAATTTAGCTGGAGAGACAGGATTACTCCAACAGAATTTAATAAAATCTCTTTCTGAAAGAGCCAGTAATATAAAGAACCTTTTGTCAATTGTTAACTTTGATAAAAATAGATTTATTCCTTATGTTGAAAGTGCTGTACTAAAAAATGATGAGAACAAAATACTTACAGATGATGCTCTACAAAGAGCGATACGCTCTTATCAAGATACAAATGTCAAAGAAGGTATATCATTTTTAATACTGCTGAAAATTGATAGTGAAAATCTTTACCAAAGAACAGAAGAACTTTTGGTGAAAAAACCAATTGCAGAAACCATAGAGAAGTTATTGGAAAATACCGAACTTAATAGATGGGTTGAACATGGTAAGGATTTACATAAAGATAGTGATAATTGTAAATTTTGTGGTAATAAATTACCCGCTGATTTAATCGGGAAGCTAGAAAAACATTTTTCAGATGATCTGAGCAAATTACGTACTGAAATAAACCTACTAAAAGACCAGATAGATCAAAAAATTAAAGTGATTAACGAGATAGATGTAAGGTTAATTGATAAAGCAAGATTCTATGATGATTTCCAATTAGAATATGAAAATTTGAAAGGTATATTAAAAAATGAACTTGCTGTTTCTACTGAATATCTTGAAAACTTAAAGGCCTGCCTAGTGCAAAAAAGTGAAAATCCTTTTGAGGAATTGACACCTAGGGATTTAAGAGATTTTGAGAAAACTGAAGTAGAGGTGATTAGGAATATTGTAGAAAAAATCAATCAAGTGATTGATAAGCACAATGCAAAAACAAATAACTTTAATTCAGAGAGAGAATTATTGAAAGAGAAATTAATACAACACTTTGCACATGAATTTATTAATGATACGAACTATATAGATAATCAAGAGCTTATAAAAGAACAAGAGAAGTTAATATCTGAAAAGAAAACTCTGATATGTGAATTAAAGTCTGAAATTGTGAGTTTAGAGAATAGGCTTTCTGAAAATGCAAATGGGGCTAAGAAAGTAAATGAATATTTGCAAATCCTATTTAATAGTGACAACTTGGTATTTGAAACTAATGAAAAAGGCCTTTTTAAATTATTAAGAGACAACAAGCCGGCCAAAAATTTAAGTGAAGGTGAGAAGACAGCAATATCCTTTGCTTATTTTATTGCTAGCCTAGAAGATAAAAATACAAATCTTTCTGAAACTGTTGTTTTTATTGATGACCCAATTTCTAGTCTTGATAGTAACCATTTGTATAATGTGTACTCTTTTATTAGGGAAAGGTTGGGAGATAATCAATGCAAACAACTTTTTATTTCTACTCATAATCTAGAATTCTTTAATTTGGTTAAGGATTTTATCAAAGAAAAACTTAAGTTGCAAAACAACAATAAACTTGATGAAGCACCGTTTTACTTTATTGAAAGGACACACAATAAGTATAAAAATTCATCTTCAATCAAAAAGCTACCTTGGCAGCTTAAGAAATTTAAGTCGGAATATATTTATCTTTTTTATTTAATTCATAAATTTTATAAAAATCCTTCCGCGGAGTTTGAACAACATTATATATTGGGGAATATTATTAGAAAGTTTTTGGAGGCATATTTGGGAATGAAATGCCCAGATTCAAAATCTTGGTCTTCAAAGTTACATTTTTTAATTGATGAAAAAATACAGGCAACTCGAATAGAAAAGTTTGTACATAATTATTCTCATAGTGGATCTAGTGAAAGTTTTATCAAACATTCTGACATAAACGAATGTAGCCAAATTATAAAAAATATTGTTGAGTGTTTGGAGCTGAAAGATAAAGAGCATTATAATGCCTTGTGTTCAAATTTTGTCTCTTTTGATGACCCTAATAATCAACAAATTAAAGAACAGAAAGAACAAAAACTGAATCAGTTAAAAGAAAAAGTTACTTCTTGA
- a CDS encoding recombinase family protein, with translation MDKYFIYCRKSSDSEDRQMLSIEAQLQELRDYARKEKLEIVREFTESKTAKKPGREIFNEMISEIEAGKADGIVAWNPDRLARNSVDGGRIIYLIDEAVIKDLKFPTAWFDNSPQGKFNLSIAFGQAKFYVDNLRQNVHRGIRQKLRKGQYCNKAPLGYINHPKTRTIEPDPVEFDLMRKTFDLFLTGNCSQTEIRQAMFEMGIKNQTGDRIHRDKVKKTLQNPFYYGYSYHKGELYEASHQPMITKAEHEEVQRILKLKSKNKYKTTKKDKKKRDFFFLGFEKCGECGCSFTAERHEKKKYNAVWKYYRCSKKKKDMDCDQPYLKEEILSGQVKDTVSRIALSDDWSELALKTLDSWADTERQSSLKTAKNLESDLKIIREKLERLLDLHLDGVLSSGEYKSKKNALISSKLKLETQLSQIKQDGVVWLEPSKTLIKEANRAKKLVEEENYHEMRSLLQKAGSNQLIRDRKFSMNYLEPWNFLIELNSSFLLHSSQSYALTELPSENALVGWAGIKKSPRSGQPIRGSECQLAAGMSEWCVR, from the coding sequence ATGGATAAATATTTTATTTACTGTAGGAAATCCTCCGACTCAGAGGATAGACAAATGCTTTCTATTGAAGCTCAATTACAAGAACTCAGAGACTATGCTCGTAAAGAAAAGCTTGAAATAGTTAGAGAGTTCACCGAGTCTAAAACAGCGAAGAAACCTGGCAGAGAGATCTTTAATGAAATGATCTCAGAGATTGAAGCTGGTAAGGCTGATGGGATAGTAGCCTGGAATCCAGATCGCTTAGCAAGGAACTCTGTTGATGGTGGAAGAATAATTTATCTTATTGATGAAGCTGTAATAAAGGATCTTAAGTTTCCGACTGCTTGGTTTGATAATTCACCTCAAGGCAAATTCAATCTCTCTATAGCTTTTGGGCAAGCAAAATTTTATGTCGATAATCTTAGACAGAACGTTCATCGTGGCATACGCCAGAAACTACGCAAAGGACAGTATTGCAATAAAGCTCCTCTTGGATATATTAATCACCCTAAAACTAGAACTATAGAACCTGATCCTGTTGAGTTTGACTTGATGAGAAAAACTTTTGATCTATTCCTTACTGGAAACTGTTCACAGACTGAGATTCGACAAGCAATGTTTGAAATGGGAATTAAGAATCAAACTGGTGATAGAATCCACAGAGATAAAGTAAAAAAGACTCTTCAGAATCCATTTTATTATGGCTACTCCTATCACAAAGGAGAACTCTACGAAGCCTCTCACCAGCCTATGATAACAAAAGCTGAGCATGAAGAAGTACAAAGAATCCTAAAACTCAAATCTAAGAACAAATACAAAACTACTAAGAAGGATAAGAAGAAAAGAGATTTCTTTTTCTTAGGTTTTGAGAAGTGCGGTGAGTGTGGCTGTAGTTTTACAGCAGAAAGACATGAAAAGAAAAAATATAACGCAGTCTGGAAATATTACAGATGCTCTAAGAAAAAGAAAGACATGGATTGCGATCAACCTTACCTCAAAGAAGAAATACTTTCTGGGCAAGTAAAAGATACTGTCTCAAGGATAGCCTTAAGTGATGACTGGAGCGAGCTTGCGCTTAAGACTCTAGACTCCTGGGCAGACACAGAGCGACAGTCATCACTTAAAACAGCCAAGAACCTTGAGTCAGATCTAAAAATCATCAGAGAAAAGCTTGAAAGGCTACTAGATCTTCATTTGGATGGTGTTTTATCATCTGGTGAATACAAAAGCAAAAAAAATGCTCTAATAAGCTCCAAGCTAAAACTTGAAACTCAGCTCTCTCAAATCAAACAAGACGGTGTAGTTTGGCTCGAACCAAGCAAGACACTTATAAAAGAAGCTAATAGAGCCAAGAAATTAGTTGAAGAAGAAAATTATCACGAAATGCGCTCTTTACTTCAAAAAGCAGGCTCGAACCAATTAATACGAGATAGAAAGTTCAGCATGAACTACCTTGAGCCATGGAATTTTCTTATCGAGCTAAACTCTTCATTCCTGTTACACAGCAGCCAGAGCTATGCTCTCACTGAATTACCTTCAGAAAATGCGCTAGTGGGGTGGGCGGGAATAAAAAAATCCCCGCGCAGCGGGCAACCGATAAGGGGCTCGGAATGCCAGTTGGCTGCGGGGATGTCAGAATGGTGCGTCCGCTAG
- a CDS encoding Y-family DNA polymerase, whose protein sequence is MKVFALLDCNSFFVSCERVFDPSLKNKPVVVLSNNDGCVIARSREAKALGIAMGEPVFKLEYIFRKHQVHKRSSNFALYSDMSTRVMSVLAQEVEHKEIYSIDEAFVLLGDTTKDSPSKLITRAKQIQNKVERCTGIPVSIGIALNKTLAKVANKIAKENGTGVYSLYFDQSDLALAEAQIDFCLSEVELADVWGVGRGYQRTLSQRGIKTALDLKYVDRDWLKQVASINAMRTVLELAGKVCLDLDATAITSQNKSIICSRSFGAKVKTLPELREAVASFVASAAMKLRVQNQELKSLQIFLRADDASHYRGRELAADYNFAEPTSYTPDLIRAAFVILDDIFEEGLSYRKAGVVLSNFANKDDRQLAIWDAQVSNTGQKQELSNLVDGLNLSLGLNTVFWAASGAKRSNKEQKPGWNAKQGHRSPCFTSKWTDLPLVY, encoded by the coding sequence GTGAAGGTTTTTGCTTTATTAGATTGCAATAGTTTTTTTGTTTCTTGCGAGAGGGTCTTTGACCCGAGCTTGAAAAATAAACCAGTGGTGGTTTTATCAAATAATGATGGTTGTGTAATTGCTCGCTCCCGGGAAGCAAAAGCCCTTGGTATTGCAATGGGTGAACCGGTTTTCAAGCTGGAGTATATTTTCAGGAAACACCAAGTACATAAGCGCTCTTCCAATTTTGCTCTTTATAGTGATATGTCAACTCGAGTGATGTCGGTACTTGCCCAAGAAGTGGAGCACAAAGAAATATATTCAATCGATGAAGCCTTTGTTTTACTCGGGGACACGACCAAGGATAGCCCAAGTAAATTAATTACTCGCGCCAAACAAATTCAAAACAAAGTAGAACGCTGCACCGGTATTCCTGTTTCAATTGGCATTGCTCTAAACAAGACTCTTGCCAAGGTCGCTAACAAGATAGCCAAAGAAAATGGAACTGGAGTTTATAGTTTGTATTTTGATCAAAGTGATTTGGCTTTGGCTGAAGCACAAATTGATTTTTGTTTGTCAGAAGTTGAGCTCGCTGATGTTTGGGGAGTTGGTCGCGGTTATCAGAGAACCCTCAGCCAGAGAGGGATTAAGACGGCTCTTGATTTGAAATATGTTGATAGAGATTGGCTCAAGCAAGTTGCTAGTATCAATGCGATGCGCACTGTCTTGGAGCTTGCTGGCAAAGTTTGTTTGGACTTGGATGCAACTGCAATCACTAGTCAAAACAAATCCATCATTTGTTCAAGATCATTTGGTGCGAAAGTCAAGACTTTACCAGAACTGCGAGAGGCTGTTGCCAGTTTTGTTGCTAGTGCCGCGATGAAGCTTCGAGTGCAAAATCAAGAATTGAAATCCTTGCAGATTTTTTTACGGGCAGATGATGCATCTCATTACAGAGGTCGAGAGCTTGCCGCTGATTATAATTTTGCGGAGCCAACTTCTTATACTCCTGATTTGATTCGAGCTGCTTTTGTAATATTGGATGATATTTTTGAAGAGGGGCTTTCTTATAGAAAGGCAGGAGTGGTTCTGAGCAATTTTGCTAATAAGGATGATCGGCAGCTGGCAATTTGGGATGCTCAAGTTAGTAATACGGGACAAAAACAAGAGCTGTCTAATTTGGTTGATGGTCTGAATTTATCATTGGGGCTCAATACGGTGTTTTGGGCAGCGAGTGGCGCTAAGCGCTCTAATAAAGAGCAGAAACCAGGCTGGAACGCCAAGCAGGGGCATCGGTCGCCGTGTTTTACCTCTAAGTGGACTGATTTGCCCTTAGTTTACTAG